CAAATTCCAAACAGTAAATCGGTAAACACAATGCCAAAAACGGTTACTATAAATGGAATCCATTGTTTCCATCCTAGTTCATACATTTTTTTGAATAAAGATGGTTTTGCTAATTTGTAACCAACAACCAAAAGGATAGAAGCTAAAACCGATAATGGGATCATGTTAAGTAAACGGGGAATTAATATGACCGATACTAAAAGTAGAAGACCATGTAATATGGTCGATAATTTACTTTTTCCACCAGATTGGATATTTGCAGAACTTCTAACAATTACCTGTGTAATTGGTAAACCGCCAATTAAACCAGAAATCATGTTACCCGTACCTTGTGCCAATAACTCGCGGTTTGTGGGTGTTACATTTTTATCAGGGTCAATTTTATCTGAAGCTTCAACACATAATAAAGTTTCTAAACTTGCTACTAATGCAATAGTAAAGGCAGTAATCCAAACATCTACATTTGTTATGGCAGTGAAATTTGGGAAACTAAATTGGCTTAAAAAATCGGTAGCATTATCAGGAATAGGTACGCTAACCATGTGCTTTTGTCCAATAGACAATAGTTCATGATTTTGGGTTATAATAAAAAAGATAATTCCTAAAACAACCACAACAAAAGGCCCTTGAATTAATTGAAATATTCTAGATTTTTTACTTAATACTTTATCCCAAAATATTATTAATATTAAACTAACAAATCCAATTAAAGCAGCTCCTGGGTGTATATTACCCAACATGCTGAATAATTCTGAAAAGGTGTTACCACCATCCATTTCAAAAAATTCAAGGTCCCAAGCGGACTCTTCATCGTACCCGAAAAAGTTTGGTATTTGTTTTAAAATAATGATGATACCAATACCCGTTAACATGCCTTTGATAACAGATGAGGGAAAATAATAGCCAATAACTCCGGCTTTTAAAACTCCGAAAAGTATTTGAATAGCACCACCTAAAACAACAGCAACTAAAAAGTTTTCATAACCTCCTAAGGTGCCAATGGCAGTTAAAACAATAGCGGCTAAGCCCGCTGCAGGCCCACTAACACCAACTTTAGAGCCACTTAAGCCTCCAACAACAATTCCTCCAATAATGCCTGCAATTAAACCCGAAAATAAAGGGGCACCACTCGCAAGAGCGATACCTAAACATAATGGTAAGGCAACAAAAAACACAACGATACTTGCAGGCAAGTCGTTTTTAATAGTTTTAAACATATTATAATTAAATTTTACTCTTGGTTAAAAACCAAAAGTTATTAAACGTGATTAGTTGACTTTTTTCAAAGTCAGAAAAAAACCGAAATTATAATATGATGCGTTCTGGTGGCGGAGAAATTAAATTGAGGTGGGGTTTTGGGTAATTTTTAAACCTGTAACTAAAAAAACGAAGAGGCCTTAACGTAAAATAGGCTAAACCATCATGATTTTGAAGCGAAAACGGCGATATCAAGTTTTTGGTCTTGCTGTTCTCTTCTTCTTCTGTTATAGAATAGAATATAGAAGTATCAATAGAATCATCTAATGCAATAATTACAGATGGCACAATAATAAGTGCCATAAATAAGGTTGTAAAAAATATCGCTATTGCCTTTCTAATCATTAAGAAAAAATATTAGAAGCAAATATAGTATTTAACACTTTCTATTATGTTAAATATTTTTTAAAATGGTTAAAAATGGGGTGTTTTTGATTTTTTTTTAATTTTAAACGAAAATATTTACAGATATAACATATAACCCCCTTTATTATTCTCAATAAAGGGGGTTGGTATTTTTTATAAGGCTATTAAATCGCCAGCTTCGTTTTTAGTAGGTAAATCGGATTTACCCATTAAGTAAATGTCAACTTGACGCGCTGCTTCTCGACCTTCGGAAATTGCCCAAACAATTAATGATTGTCCTCTACGCATATCACCAGCGGTAAAGATGTTAGGGATATTGGTTTGGTATTTTCCGTATTCTGCTTTGTAGTTGGAACGAGCATCTTTTTCAATGCCTAATTGATCTGCAATAGTGCTTTCTGGACCTGTAAATCCAAGAGCAAGTAATGCTAAATCGCATGGCCATGTTTTTTCTGAACCTTCAATTTCTAGCAGTTGAGGACGCTCACCTGGAACCATTTTCCACTCAACATTTACAGTTTTTAAAGCGATTAATTTGCCATTGGCGTCTTTTATAAACTCTTTGGTATTTATTAACCAGTTACGTTCAACACCTTCCTCGTGCGATGACGATGTCTTTAACTGTAATGGCCAAAAAGGCCATGGAGTTGTAGGTGAACGGTGCCCTGGGGGTTTTGGCATGATTTCAAAATTCACTACCGATTTAGCCCCTTGACGGTTTGATGTTCCAACACAATCTGATCCTGTATCTCCACCACCAATTACTATGACATGCTTATCGGTTGCCAAAACTTGGTCTTTAACTTCTTTGCCAAATAATACTTTGGTTTGTTGGGTTAAGAAATCCATAGCTTGTACCACACCATCTGCATCAGATCCAGGTGTAGGTAAGCTTCTTCTTTCGGTAGCGCCACCACAAAGCACTACAGCATCAAAGTTCTTTAATTCTTCAACATCATAATTTACACCAACATTCACATTGGTTTTAAAAGTAATGCCTTCGGCTTCTAAAATGGCAATTCTACGGTCTATGATACCTTTTTCCATTTTAAAATTAGGAATGCCGTAGCGTAATAAACCACCAACTTCATCATCTCTTTCAAAAACAGTTACAGTATGTCCTGCTCTGTTTAATTGTTGTGCAGCTGCTAAACCAGCAGGACCAGAGCCTACTATAGCAGCGGTTTTGCCCGTTCTTGTTTTTGGCGGTTGTGGTTTTATCCAACCTTCTTTAAAAGCACGCTCTACGATTTGTTTTTCAATGTTTTCAATTGATACGGGATCTTCAATAATGCCTAACACACATGACTTTTCACAGGGTGCAGGACATAAACGTCCTGTAAACTCTGGGAAATTATTGGTTGCATGCAATAACCAAGAGGCTTTCTGCCATTCACCTTGATATACCATGTGGTTAAAATCCGGTATTAAATTACCAAGTGGGCAACCACTGTGGCAAAAAGGAATGCCGCAATCCATACAGCGTGATCCCTGTTTTGACATTTCCGTATCACTTAAAGGAATGGTAAATTCTTTATAATGTTTTAAACGCTCTTTTACGGGCGCATTGCTTTCATCTTGTCTTTCAAATTCTTTAAATCCTGTTACTTTTCCCATGACATTATGCTATTGTTAGTTCTTCTACCATTTGTTCTTCTGTCTCTAAACGTTTTAATGCACGTTTGTATTCGGTAGGCATCACTTTTACAAAGTTCTTTAAACTAGTTTCCCAGTTTGCTAATAATTTTTTACCTTGGTTACTGTTTGTGTGTCGAACATGGTTTTCAATTAATGCCTTTAAATTTTGGGCATCTTCATTTAAAACTTGTTCAAATTCTATGGATTGGGTATTACACAAACCGTTTGTGAATTTATCTTCGGGGTCGTAAACATACGCAATACCACCACTCATACCAGCAGCGAAGTTTCTACCTGTTTTACCAAGAACAACTACTTTTCCTCCAGTCATATACTCACAACCATGATCTCCAACACCTTCTACAACAGCAATGGCTCCAGAGTTCCTAACAGCAAAACGTTCACCGGCAATTCCGTTGATATATGCTTCACCTTGAATAGCTCCGAATAAACAAACATTACCAACAATGATGTTGTTTTCTGCAATGAAATCGGCTTTTACAGGTTTTTTAACTATTAATTTGGCACCAGATAATCCTTTGCCTAAGTAATCGTTGGTGTTTCCTTCAACTGTAAATGTTAAACCATTAGCACCAAAAGCTCCAAAACTTTGACCAGCTGATCCTGTAAAGTTTATATTAAGGGTGTCTTCCGGTAAGCCTAAATGACCATAGATTTTTGAAATTTCATTACTAACGATAGCTCCAACAGTACGATCGGTATTGTGAATTGGATATGCTAAAGTCATTTTTTCTTTTCTATATAAGGCTCTGTGAGAATCTTTTAATATTTTAAAATCAAGAACGCCATCTAAATTATGATCTTGTTTTTCGGTATTCTTAACAGTCATTAATTTATAAGCCTCTGGACGGTGTAAAATGGCCGATAAATCCAACCCTTTTGCTTTATAGTGGGTAATTGCTTTGTTGGCGTTAATTTTATGGGTTTGACCAACCATTTCAGCTAAGGTTCTAAACCCTAATTGTGCCATAATACCTCTTAATTCTTCAGCAATATAGTAGAAGAAATTAATAACGTGTTCTGGCGTGCCTTTAAAGTTTTTACGTAACTCTTTATCTTGGGTTGCAATACCAACTGGACAGGTGTTTAAGTGACACTTACGCATCATAATACAACCTGAAGCAACAAGAGGAGCTGTAGCAAAACCAAATTCTTCTGCCCCTAATAAAGCAGCGATGGCAACATCTCTACCGGTTTTTAATTGACCATCACATTCCACAACAATTCTACTTCTTAAGTTATTTAAAACTAAAGTCTGTTGCGCTTCGGCTAGACCAAGTTCCCAAGGTAAACCGGCATGTTTTAATGATGTTAACGGAGAAGCTCCTGTACCACCATCATAACCAGCAATAAGTACCACATCGGCTTTTGCTTTTGCAACACCAGCAGCAATGGTACCCACACCAACTTCTGAAACTAATTTAACATTGATTCTAGCTTCACGATTGGCATTTTTTAAGTCGAAAATTAATTGTGCTAAATCTTCAATAGAGTAAATATCGTGATGCGGTGGCGGTGAAATCAATCCAACAAAAGGTGTTGAATTTCGCGCCGCAGCAATCCATGGTAATACTTTTTCGCCAGGTAATTGCCCACCTTCACCAGGTTTTGCCCCCTGAGCCATTTTAATTTGAATTTCCTTCGCATTGGTTAAGTAATGGGATGTGACACCAAAACGACCCGATGCTACTTGCTTAATAGCCGAGTTACGACTATCACCATTTAAATCTGGATGGAAACGTTTTCTATCTTCACCACCTTCACCAGAATTGGATTTACCACCGATACGGTTCATGGCAATGGCTAGGTTTTCGTGTGCTTCTCTAGAGATAGACCCGTAAGACATAGCACCTGTTTTGAAACGTTTTACGATTTCGGTCCAAGGTTCTACTTCGTCTAATGGAATGGGGTCAAGCTTATCAAATTCGAACAAACCACGAATGGTCATTAAATTTTCAGACTGTTCGTTTATGGCTTTGGCGTACACATCGTAACTTGCTTGGTCGCTTAACCTAACCGCCTGTTGTAATTTAGCTATGGTGGTTGGATTAAACATGTGACGTTCACCATTACGTCTCCATCTGTAATCGCCACCAATATTTAATCCTAAACGTTTGTCTATTAAATTATCTGGATAGGCATATTTGTATCGTTCGTTAATTTCCTTTTCAATTTCATATAGACCTATACCTTCAATTCTTGAAGCTGTATAAGGGAAATATTTTTCAACAAATGCAGAATTGAAACCAACTATTTCGAAAATTTGGGAACCTCTGTACGAATGTAGTGTAGAGATTCCAATTTTATTCATAATTTTCAAGATGCCGGAGCCAATAGCTTTATTGAAGTTATTAACCGCTTTTTCTTCATCCATACCGGTAATGAAACCTTCTTTTACTTGCGAACGGATAATTTCGTTTACCATATAAGGATTGATCGCACTTGCTCCATAACCAAATAAGGTAGCAAAATGATGCGGTTCGCGAGGTTCTGCCGATTCGATAATGATATCGAAATAAGAACGCTTGCGTAAACGGTTCATTTGATGGTTTACATAAGAACAAGCCAACAACGCAGGAATTGGTGCAAAATCTTTATTAACACCTCTATCAGATAATATGATGATGTTTACACCTTTATCAATGGCTTTGGAAACTTGAGTAATCATGTTTTCTAAAGCATCCTCTAAACCATTAAGTCCTTGAGATTTCGGATATAAAATATGGATAGTTTCTGCTCTAAAACTTTCAATTTGTATGGTTCTGATTTTTTCTAAATCGGCGTTGGAAATGACAGGGTTTTGGATTCTTAGTTTTCTGCACTGTCTTTCTGTAATGCTGAAAATGTTTCTATCTTTTCCAAGATTTAAACTAATATCGGTTACAATTTCTTCGCGAATACCATCTAAAGGTGGATTGGTAACTTGTGCGAACAATTGTTTGAAATAATTTGAAATTAGTTGAGGTCTATCCGATAATACAGCTAAAGGTGTATCGGTACCCATAGAGCCTAAAGCTTCTTTACCGGCAACAGCCATAGGTGTGATAACTTCCTGAATATCCTCAAACGTATAATTAAATAAACGTTGTCTTGTTTTAATATCGATGGTTTCTATCGGACAGGTTTCGTTGGTGTAAGGCACATCCTTTAAATGTAAACGTGTCTGGTCTAACCATTTTTTATAAGGTCTTTCAGTAACAATTTTACTTTTAATTTCTTCATCTTCAATGATGCGTCCTTCATTCATGTCTACCAAGAACATTTTTCCTGGTTCCAATCTACCGTGTCTTTCTACATCTTCAGGAGCAATATCTACTACCCCAATTTCAGATGCCATGATTAATTTGCCGCTTTTGGTTATGGTATATCTAGAAGGTCTTAGTCCATTTCTATCTAGTAAAGCACCAATATAATCACCATCAGTAAAAGGTACAGAAGCAGGACCATCCCAAGCTTCCATAATGCACGCATTGTATTCGTAAAATGCTTTGCGCTCTTCAGACATGGTTTTGTGTTTTTCCCAAGCTTCCGGAATCATCATCATCATAATTTCTGGAAGCGACCTATCGGTATGTGTTAACAATTCAACCACCATATCCATAGAGGCAGAATCCGATTTGCCTGGTAATATAATGGGGAATAATTTTTCTATTTGAGGTCCGAAAACGTCACTTTTCATAATTTCTTCGCGAACACGCATTCTGCTTACGTTACCACGAAGGGTGTTAATCTCTCCATTTTGACACATAAAACGGAACGGTTGTGCCAGTTCCCAAGTAGGCATGGTATTGGTAGAGAAACGTTGGTGTACCAACGCTAAACGGGTTACCAAATCTTTTTGTTGTAAATCGGTATAATATGGCCCAATATCCTCCGGCATAATAATACCTTTATAAATAAGGGTTGTAGTAGATAAGCTTGGCACATAAAAATACCCACTTTCAGAGATTTTAGACTCTCTAATAGTATGCTCTGTAATTTTACGGGCAGCATATAATTTAGCTTTAAAAACAGCTTCGGTGATAGCTTCTGTTTTTCCAATAAAAACTTGTTCAATATTAGGCTCTGAAGCTAGTGCAATTTCTCCTAAATTAGAAGAATCCACAGGCACTTGTCGCCATCCTAATATAGAAAGTCCTTGTTCTTTTATTTCTTTTTCAAAAGTGTTTTTACAAAATTGATATTGGTTAGGTACTTTAGGTAAAAATACCATACCTACGGCGTACTCCCTTTGTTCAGGGATATCAAAACTACACACGCGTTTAAAATAATCGTGAGGAATATCAATTAACAAACCGGCGCCATCACCAGTTTTCCCATCCGCACTTACACCACCACGGTGCTCTAACTTTACTAGAATTTCTAACGCATCATGGATAATTTGATTTGTCTTCTCTCCTTTAAGATTACAAATAAAACCTGCACCACAGTTTTCGTGTTCAAATTCAGGTAAATACATTCCTTGTTTCTTCAGCATAATCAACAAATATTGGTTTAAAAACTTGAGTTGAAATGCTAAGATATGACCTTGTTTTTGAATAACAATAGAGAGGAATTCATTATTTCGATTTTAGAAGTGAAGTTTGGCTAAAAATAATTATATGTTAATAATAAAGTGATTTTTTATTAAATATTCAACACCTAAATTATTCTAGAATAAATTAAGGATTACTGAAATTATGATAATAATTATTCACATTAATGAAAATAAAATCACTAAAAATTAGAAAATACTGACGATAATTCAATTAAACTGTTTAGTAAAAAATCAAAAAATCAAAAAAAAATACAAAACACCCTTTAAAAAGTAGGGTAAAAAATGAAATATTCATAAAAATACGTAGAACACCCCTCATTTTTATGGGGGTTAAGTTTTTTTAATTTAGTTTTACGACATTCTTAAGGAACAAACCAAAATTAATAAACTTAAAAACTCAAAACATTATGAAAAAATTAATTACCCTTTCAATGCTTTTTATGGGAACGGCGTTATTTGCACAAGAAGAGGCACCTGCGAAAAAAGTATCAATTAGTGGAACAGTTGATGCGTATTATAAAACTAATTTAACATCTACGGATGTAGGTTCGCAATCCTTCGGAACTTCTTTTGCGGATGAAACTGGTTTTGCTTTAGGTATGGCAAACATCATAGCTTCTTATGAAGGCGAAAAAACAGGAGCTGTTGCTGACCTAGCTTTTGGACCTAGAGCTTTACAGGCTGCGGGTACTGATGCGGGTATTTTTGTTAATCAATTATATGCATACTGGAATGTGTCAGAGAGCACTAAATTAACTTTAGGTAGATTTAACACATACTTAGGGTATGAAGTTATTTCTCCTGCAGCAAATTTTAACTACAGTACTTCTTATTTATTTTCAAATGGTCCGTTTTCGCATGTTGGTTTGAAAGCAGATTTTTCTCTCTCTGAAGATTTTAGCTTAATGCTTGCTGTAATGAACGTTACAGATGAAAACTTTAACGGAACTAGTAGTTCAGTGCCTGGAGCATATTCTTTAGGGGCTCAATTGGGATATTCAGGTCAGTTTTTAAATCTATACTATGACAATAAAGCAAAATTAGGATTTGAAATCGATTATACAGGTGGTTTTGATTTAACTGATTCTTTCTTCTTAGGTATTAATGCTGCTTATGCTGATAATGAAGGAGAAGGTTTTATGGGTGCTGCTTTATATCCTCAATTCGCAATGTCTGATAGCTTTTCATTAGGGTTAAGAGGTGAATATTTTGATTGGATGAGTGATGTAGATGCTGCAACAGATGATCAAGATGTTCTTGCATTAACATTAACAGGAAGCTACACTATTGAGAATTTAATTATCAAGCCAGAGCTTAGACTGGATTCAAACAGTCAAGAAGTGTATTTTGATAACGACTTAGCCGCTACAAAAAGCTTAGCAGCATTTACATTAGCAGCTATATACTCTTTCTAAAAAAAGTATAAAAAATCAACCAATATAAAAGGAAAATAAAGCAATTGCTCGATAAACCTAAATTGCTTTATTTTTCTTTAACTAACCTTTAAAACTTATAAACAATAATGACATTATGAAAAAAATTGAAGCAATTATTAGAAAATCCAAATATCGTGTCGTAAAGGAAGCTTTGCACGAAATTGGCGTAAATTTTTTCTCGTACTGGGATGTTACGGGTATAGGGAATGAGAAAGAAGGGCATGTGTACCGTGGTGTAACCTATAGTACAAGCGATATTCAACGCAGATATTTGTCTATTGTAGTCAATGATGATTTTGAAGAAGCTACAATACAAGCAATTCTTCGTTCTGCAGGAACAGGTGAAGTTGGAGATGGTAAAATC
This genomic window from Mariniflexile sp. TRM1-10 contains:
- a CDS encoding SulP family inorganic anion transporter, yielding MFKTIKNDLPASIVVFFVALPLCLGIALASGAPLFSGLIAGIIGGIVVGGLSGSKVGVSGPAAGLAAIVLTAIGTLGGYENFLVAVVLGGAIQILFGVLKAGVIGYYFPSSVIKGMLTGIGIIIILKQIPNFFGYDEESAWDLEFFEMDGGNTFSELFSMLGNIHPGAALIGFVSLILIIFWDKVLSKKSRIFQLIQGPFVVVVLGIIFFIITQNHELLSIGQKHMVSVPIPDNATDFLSQFSFPNFTAITNVDVWITAFTIALVASLETLLCVEASDKIDPDKNVTPTNRELLAQGTGNMISGLIGGLPITQVIVRSSANIQSGGKSKLSTILHGLLLLVSVILIPRLLNMIPLSVLASILLVVGYKLAKPSLFKKMYELGWKQWIPFIVTVFGIVFTDLLFGICLGLMVGIVVILLKSYQNSHFLHIEDKSNGKHKIKMTLAEEVTFFNKGAILKELDSLPRDTYLELDLIKTRYLDNDIIEILEDFLFKAKERNIDIKLVSKRGIVENPSSFIKFFNERPKSKLSLS
- a CDS encoding glutamate synthase subunit beta, with amino-acid sequence MGKVTGFKEFERQDESNAPVKERLKHYKEFTIPLSDTEMSKQGSRCMDCGIPFCHSGCPLGNLIPDFNHMVYQGEWQKASWLLHATNNFPEFTGRLCPAPCEKSCVLGIIEDPVSIENIEKQIVERAFKEGWIKPQPPKTRTGKTAAIVGSGPAGLAAAQQLNRAGHTVTVFERDDEVGGLLRYGIPNFKMEKGIIDRRIAILEAEGITFKTNVNVGVNYDVEELKNFDAVVLCGGATERRSLPTPGSDADGVVQAMDFLTQQTKVLFGKEVKDQVLATDKHVIVIGGGDTGSDCVGTSNRQGAKSVVNFEIMPKPPGHRSPTTPWPFWPLQLKTSSSHEEGVERNWLINTKEFIKDANGKLIALKTVNVEWKMVPGERPQLLEIEGSEKTWPCDLALLALGFTGPESTIADQLGIEKDARSNYKAEYGKYQTNIPNIFTAGDMRRGQSLIVWAISEGREAARQVDIYLMGKSDLPTKNEAGDLIAL
- the gltB gene encoding glutamate synthase large subunit — translated: MLKKQGMYLPEFEHENCGAGFICNLKGEKTNQIIHDALEILVKLEHRGGVSADGKTGDGAGLLIDIPHDYFKRVCSFDIPEQREYAVGMVFLPKVPNQYQFCKNTFEKEIKEQGLSILGWRQVPVDSSNLGEIALASEPNIEQVFIGKTEAITEAVFKAKLYAARKITEHTIRESKISESGYFYVPSLSTTTLIYKGIIMPEDIGPYYTDLQQKDLVTRLALVHQRFSTNTMPTWELAQPFRFMCQNGEINTLRGNVSRMRVREEIMKSDVFGPQIEKLFPIILPGKSDSASMDMVVELLTHTDRSLPEIMMMMIPEAWEKHKTMSEERKAFYEYNACIMEAWDGPASVPFTDGDYIGALLDRNGLRPSRYTITKSGKLIMASEIGVVDIAPEDVERHGRLEPGKMFLVDMNEGRIIEDEEIKSKIVTERPYKKWLDQTRLHLKDVPYTNETCPIETIDIKTRQRLFNYTFEDIQEVITPMAVAGKEALGSMGTDTPLAVLSDRPQLISNYFKQLFAQVTNPPLDGIREEIVTDISLNLGKDRNIFSITERQCRKLRIQNPVISNADLEKIRTIQIESFRAETIHILYPKSQGLNGLEDALENMITQVSKAIDKGVNIIILSDRGVNKDFAPIPALLACSYVNHQMNRLRKRSYFDIIIESAEPREPHHFATLFGYGASAINPYMVNEIIRSQVKEGFITGMDEEKAVNNFNKAIGSGILKIMNKIGISTLHSYRGSQIFEIVGFNSAFVEKYFPYTASRIEGIGLYEIEKEINERYKYAYPDNLIDKRLGLNIGGDYRWRRNGERHMFNPTTIAKLQQAVRLSDQASYDVYAKAINEQSENLMTIRGLFEFDKLDPIPLDEVEPWTEIVKRFKTGAMSYGSISREAHENLAIAMNRIGGKSNSGEGGEDRKRFHPDLNGDSRNSAIKQVASGRFGVTSHYLTNAKEIQIKMAQGAKPGEGGQLPGEKVLPWIAAARNSTPFVGLISPPPHHDIYSIEDLAQLIFDLKNANREARINVKLVSEVGVGTIAAGVAKAKADVVLIAGYDGGTGASPLTSLKHAGLPWELGLAEAQQTLVLNNLRSRIVVECDGQLKTGRDVAIAALLGAEEFGFATAPLVASGCIMMRKCHLNTCPVGIATQDKELRKNFKGTPEHVINFFYYIAEELRGIMAQLGFRTLAEMVGQTHKINANKAITHYKAKGLDLSAILHRPEAYKLMTVKNTEKQDHNLDGVLDFKILKDSHRALYRKEKMTLAYPIHNTDRTVGAIVSNEISKIYGHLGLPEDTLNINFTGSAGQSFGAFGANGLTFTVEGNTNDYLGKGLSGAKLIVKKPVKADFIAENNIIVGNVCLFGAIQGEAYINGIAGERFAVRNSGAIAVVEGVGDHGCEYMTGGKVVVLGKTGRNFAAGMSGGIAYVYDPEDKFTNGLCNTQSIEFEQVLNEDAQNLKALIENHVRHTNSNQGKKLLANWETSLKNFVKVMPTEYKRALKRLETEEQMVEELTIA
- a CDS encoding outer membrane beta-barrel protein: MKKLITLSMLFMGTALFAQEEAPAKKVSISGTVDAYYKTNLTSTDVGSQSFGTSFADETGFALGMANIIASYEGEKTGAVADLAFGPRALQAAGTDAGIFVNQLYAYWNVSESTKLTLGRFNTYLGYEVISPAANFNYSTSYLFSNGPFSHVGLKADFSLSEDFSLMLAVMNVTDENFNGTSSSVPGAYSLGAQLGYSGQFLNLYYDNKAKLGFEIDYTGGFDLTDSFFLGINAAYADNEGEGFMGAALYPQFAMSDSFSLGLRGEYFDWMSDVDAATDDQDVLALTLTGSYTIENLIIKPELRLDSNSQEVYFDNDLAATKSLAAFTLAAIYSF
- a CDS encoding P-II family nitrogen regulator; its protein translation is MKKIEAIIRKSKYRVVKEALHEIGVNFFSYWDVTGIGNEKEGHVYRGVTYSTSDIQRRYLSIVVNDDFEEATIQAILRSAGTGEVGDGKIFVSDIKECYRIRTGEKGGDTLK